The Pirellulimonas nuda genome includes a region encoding these proteins:
- the aldA gene encoding aldehyde dehydrogenase — protein MTKQHYQMYIGGAFVDARSGERMDVLSPTTEEPLFTVPNGASQDAVAALEAAQAAQRGWAQTPAVQRGEVLARFASLILANREQLAQTLVREMGKTYRLALGEVDVAADFINFPAQSARRIEGDILPSDLPGEHIFIHKVPYGVTVGIAAWNFPLALACRKIGPALATGNVMVVKPPSVTPVAVLRLGPLAEQAGIPKGVLNLVTGGGSTMGEELVTNKITRLVSMTGSTATGQHIFRQAAQNITAVRLELGGKAPFILLADGNVDKAVEAAVVSRHLNSGQVCTCPERFYIHERVYDQFLRKYCGRVAQLRIGDPMDDRTDIGPKVSAGETDRLEAIVQRAVDAGAKVLVGGKRPTGEQFRRGHWYEPTVLSDCTNAMDVMREEVFGVVSPVMRVGGFDEALALANDSDYGLAAFLFTRDLANVHRAVAELEFGEIYVNRPMGEQRQGFHNGHKLSGVGGEDGRYGMENYLEKKTMYVNVS, from the coding sequence ATGACCAAGCAGCACTACCAGATGTACATCGGCGGCGCCTTCGTAGACGCCCGGTCTGGCGAGCGCATGGACGTCCTCAGCCCGACGACCGAAGAACCCCTCTTCACGGTCCCCAACGGAGCTTCCCAAGACGCCGTCGCGGCGCTCGAGGCCGCACAAGCGGCCCAGCGCGGCTGGGCGCAGACCCCCGCGGTGCAGCGGGGAGAGGTCCTGGCCCGGTTTGCGTCGCTGATCCTCGCCAACCGCGAGCAGCTTGCCCAGACGCTGGTCCGCGAGATGGGAAAGACCTACCGGCTGGCGCTCGGCGAGGTAGACGTCGCGGCCGACTTCATCAACTTCCCGGCACAGTCGGCCAGGCGGATCGAGGGCGACATCCTGCCGTCCGACCTGCCGGGCGAGCACATCTTCATCCACAAGGTCCCGTACGGCGTGACCGTGGGGATCGCGGCGTGGAACTTCCCGCTGGCGCTGGCCTGCCGCAAGATCGGCCCGGCGCTTGCCACGGGCAACGTGATGGTGGTCAAGCCGCCGTCGGTGACCCCCGTCGCCGTGCTGCGGCTGGGCCCGCTCGCCGAGCAGGCCGGCATCCCCAAGGGGGTGCTGAACCTCGTCACCGGTGGGGGCTCGACGATGGGCGAAGAGCTCGTCACCAACAAGATTACGCGGCTGGTGTCGATGACCGGCTCCACCGCCACGGGCCAGCACATCTTCCGCCAGGCGGCCCAGAACATAACCGCCGTGCGGCTTGAGCTGGGGGGCAAGGCGCCCTTTATCCTGCTGGCCGACGGCAACGTTGACAAGGCCGTCGAGGCAGCCGTCGTTTCCCGCCACCTCAACAGCGGCCAGGTCTGCACCTGCCCGGAACGATTCTACATCCACGAGAGGGTCTACGACCAGTTCCTGCGGAAGTACTGCGGCCGCGTCGCGCAGCTCCGGATCGGCGACCCGATGGACGACCGCACCGACATCGGCCCCAAGGTCAGCGCCGGCGAGACCGATCGGCTTGAGGCCATCGTGCAACGCGCCGTCGACGCCGGCGCGAAGGTGCTGGTCGGCGGGAAGCGTCCCACCGGCGAGCAGTTCCGCCGCGGCCACTGGTACGAGCCGACGGTGCTCTCCGACTGCACCAACGCGATGGATGTCATGCGGGAAGAAGTTTTCGGTGTGGTGAGCCCCGTGATGCGGGTCGGCGGCTTCGACGAAGCGCTCGCGCTGGCGAACGACAGCGATTACGGGCTAGCGGCCTTCCTCTTCACCCGCGACTTGGCCAACGTTCACCGCGCCGTCGCCGAGCTGGAGTTCGGCGAGATCTACGTCAACCGCCCCATGGGCGAGCAGCGGCAGGGCTTCCACAACGGGCACAAGCTCAGCGGCGTCGGCGGAGAAGACGGCCGGTACGGCATGGAAAACTACCTCGAGAAGAAAACCATGTACGTAAACGTCTCGTAG
- a CDS encoding DUF6999 family protein yields MNEFPYITEYVNGVFARERKQWDFILLRPLLLVMYFVVRFVSFPLKFVLHRWPLGFEAYLIDCCMAFGMKYLARADAAELFMRHVQIEPLLYQHILRQQDAPVQSSGVKLNTIDGDFSVDSIRTVLDNRLTVGHDRLSYEIIDRFDKQAFLQNLDYIRTTRPRDHEELSKAVLEENRRHSLQLLGPTNVVMLIVMAITVLGDLDTTVTALNSFGSDSVLLWCVKRIYAGDEEVQVDLDFFMQEVANRGHYHSSAFFSNPSQYLYYHIVFDEVVYDLLRNTPPAAGDA; encoded by the coding sequence ATGAACGAGTTTCCCTACATCACCGAGTACGTCAACGGCGTCTTCGCCCGCGAGCGGAAGCAGTGGGACTTCATCCTGCTGCGGCCGCTGTTGTTGGTGATGTACTTTGTGGTGCGGTTCGTCAGCTTCCCGCTGAAGTTTGTGCTGCACCGCTGGCCGCTGGGGTTCGAGGCGTACCTCATCGACTGCTGCATGGCGTTTGGCATGAAGTACCTGGCGAGGGCGGACGCGGCAGAGCTGTTCATGCGCCACGTCCAGATCGAGCCGCTGCTGTACCAGCACATCCTCCGGCAGCAAGACGCCCCGGTCCAAAGCAGCGGGGTCAAGCTGAACACCATCGACGGCGATTTCAGCGTCGACAGCATCCGGACGGTCTTGGACAACCGCTTGACCGTGGGGCACGACCGGCTCTCGTATGAGATCATCGACCGGTTTGACAAGCAGGCGTTCCTGCAGAACCTCGACTACATCCGCACGACCAGGCCCCGCGACCACGAAGAGCTGAGCAAGGCGGTGCTGGAAGAGAACCGCAGGCACTCGCTCCAACTGCTCGGGCCGACGAACGTCGTGATGCTCATCGTGATGGCCATCACGGTGCTGGGCGATCTCGACACTACCGTCACGGCGCTCAACTCGTTCGGTTCCGACTCGGTGCTGCTGTGGTGCGTGAAGCGGATCTACGCGGGCGACGAGGAGGTGCAGGTAGACCTCGACTTCTTCATGCAGGAGGTCGCCAACCGCGGGCACTACCACAGCAGCGCGTTCTTCTCGAACCCGAGCCAGTACCTCTACTACCATATCGTGTTCGACGAAGTGGTTTACGACCTGCTCCGCAACACTCCGCCAGCCGCCGGCGACGCATGA
- a CDS encoding sugar kinase: MTSLTLKPADQCRYDLVSLGEVMLRLDPGQGRVRTARRLDVWEGGGEYNVARGLRRCFGLRTAIVTALVDNEVGRLVEDLMLQGGVDVSHVRWAPFDGVGRAARNGLNFTERGYGVRGAVGCSDRGQTAVSQLMPGEIDWPAIFRGAGARWFHTGGVFAALSDTTPDVAEEALVAARECGVVTSYDLNYRPSLWKGVGGPQRAREVNRRLAPLVDVMFGNEEDFTACLGLEVEGVDQGLSHLPLDAYRRMIDKASKQFPNFKVIATTLRTVRSASVNDWGALCWSGGTCYEATHRAALEVFDRVGGGDSFASGLIYGLLTGDDPQRAVEYGAAHGALAMTTPGDTSMATLAEVEKLVGGGSARVER; this comes from the coding sequence ATGACATCGTTGACGCTCAAGCCCGCCGACCAGTGCCGTTACGACCTCGTTTCGCTGGGCGAGGTGATGCTCCGGCTCGACCCGGGCCAGGGACGCGTCCGCACCGCGCGGCGTTTGGACGTGTGGGAGGGGGGGGGCGAGTACAACGTCGCCCGGGGGCTCCGGCGTTGTTTCGGGCTACGCACGGCGATCGTCACCGCCCTGGTCGACAACGAAGTCGGCCGCCTGGTAGAGGACCTCATGCTGCAGGGCGGGGTCGACGTGAGCCACGTCCGCTGGGCGCCGTTCGACGGGGTCGGCCGGGCGGCGCGCAACGGGCTCAATTTCACCGAGCGCGGCTACGGCGTCCGCGGTGCGGTTGGTTGCAGCGACCGGGGCCAGACGGCCGTGTCGCAGCTCATGCCGGGCGAGATCGACTGGCCGGCGATCTTCCGCGGGGCGGGCGCCCGCTGGTTCCACACCGGCGGGGTGTTCGCGGCGCTCTCCGACACCACCCCAGACGTGGCGGAAGAAGCGCTCGTCGCCGCCCGAGAGTGCGGCGTGGTCACCTCCTACGACCTGAACTACCGCCCCTCGCTCTGGAAAGGGGTAGGGGGCCCGCAGCGGGCGCGGGAGGTCAACCGCCGGCTGGCGCCGCTCGTGGACGTGATGTTCGGCAACGAAGAAGACTTCACCGCCTGCCTGGGGCTGGAAGTCGAAGGGGTCGACCAGGGGCTCTCACACCTGCCGCTGGACGCGTACCGCCGGATGATCGACAAGGCGTCGAAGCAGTTCCCCAACTTCAAGGTAATCGCCACGACCCTCCGCACGGTGCGGTCGGCCAGCGTGAACGACTGGGGCGCCCTCTGCTGGAGCGGCGGAACGTGCTACGAAGCGACCCACCGCGCCGCCCTCGAGGTGTTTGATCGCGTCGGCGGCGGCGACAGCTTCGCTTCGGGCCTGATCTACGGCCTGCTGACCGGCGACGACCCTCAGCGCGCGGTGGAGTACGGCGCGGCGCACGGCGCGCTGGCCATGACCACCCCGGGCGACACCTCGATGGCGACGCTGGCCGAAGTAGAGAAGCTGGTCGGGGGAGGATCTGCCCGCGTCGAGCGGTAG
- a CDS encoding 3-oxoacyl-[acyl-carrier-protein] synthase III C-terminal domain-containing protein, whose amino-acid sequence MTPSACYITGAASYLPGDPVENDAIQRFLGVLAGEDDVRSRVLAMNGIRRRFYAQDAQQRATHDVYGIGAEAVARLAALAPCGAATFLSGGTTFAPLAAPGFASILHARLSERGLLCGPAEISSNAGICSSAATALVGAMRAVASGQHRVALCVGAEHASEVLKSTAIRPVDDRDQHANVRNSRWFMSVFLRFMLSDGAGAMLLEDRPRPGGISLRVDWTHSRSFAHEAPLCMTLESRTALLSQDVSILSRHLFPAADAFLEDAFARHDDSVGAHSLVLPHMSSFFFRRKMERVIAKQCPDPRNPTPYWTNLATAGNTGAASIFVMLDEYLREGTIAPGDRLLLFVPESGQFNFVLISLTAVAS is encoded by the coding sequence ATGACGCCCAGCGCCTGCTACATCACCGGCGCCGCGTCGTACCTGCCGGGCGATCCGGTTGAGAACGACGCGATCCAGCGCTTCCTGGGGGTCCTCGCCGGCGAAGACGACGTGCGCAGCAGGGTCCTGGCGATGAACGGCATCCGCCGCAGGTTCTACGCCCAAGACGCCCAGCAACGCGCCACGCACGACGTCTACGGGATCGGCGCCGAGGCGGTCGCGCGGCTCGCGGCGCTGGCGCCCTGCGGTGCGGCGACATTCTTGTCGGGGGGCACGACCTTTGCGCCGCTCGCAGCGCCCGGGTTCGCTTCGATCTTGCATGCGCGGCTCAGCGAACGCGGCCTGCTGTGTGGCCCCGCGGAGATCAGCTCCAACGCGGGGATCTGCTCCTCCGCCGCCACGGCGCTGGTGGGGGCGATGCGGGCCGTGGCGAGCGGCCAGCACCGCGTCGCCCTGTGCGTGGGCGCCGAGCACGCGTCCGAGGTGCTCAAGTCGACCGCGATCCGGCCCGTCGACGATCGGGACCAGCACGCGAACGTGCGGAACAGCCGCTGGTTTATGTCGGTGTTCCTCCGCTTCATGCTGTCGGACGGCGCCGGCGCGATGCTGCTGGAAGACCGGCCGCGGCCGGGGGGGATCTCGCTGCGGGTCGACTGGACCCACTCCCGGTCGTTCGCCCACGAGGCGCCGCTGTGCATGACGCTCGAGAGCCGCACCGCGCTGCTCAGTCAGGACGTGTCGATCTTGTCCAGGCACCTCTTCCCGGCCGCGGACGCCTTCCTCGAAGACGCCTTTGCGCGCCACGACGACTCGGTCGGCGCCCACTCGCTGGTGCTGCCGCACATGTCGTCGTTCTTCTTCCGGCGGAAGATGGAGCGGGTGATCGCCAAGCAATGTCCCGATCCCCGCAACCCGACCCCCTACTGGACCAACCTCGCCACGGCCGGCAATACCGGGGCGGCCAGCATCTTTGTCATGCTGGACGAGTACCTACGCGAAGGGACGATCGCGCCGGGCGACCGGCTGCTGCTGTTTGTGCCGGAGTCGGGGCAGTTCAACTTTGTGCTCATCAGCCTGACCGCCGTAGCGTCATGA
- a CDS encoding cytochrome P450 produces MTPSKPPAEFSGALASTPWSYRVWMLAFSRERLFDKLIAEYGDFVHYRGVVGFYLINHPALVKQVLQQTHDAFDKRSPLYDRFRRAFGSGLVVAEGDQWKQRRAAIQQLMGPARVEAYLQPMLGAAHRVAHQWESRSRDGAAFDVADQMDELTLEIVGRALFQDAFDEAREPIRRWTHVIDHYSSKAPLPVVRSAWFPSRLNRRLRTTLAEFHRFIQTTIDQRRAEASGKDLLSLLLADDPADGRPRLTDAEVRDEVLGMIVGGHETSSVALTWIWYELAKNPLVERRLHEELDTVLGGREMRVEDAPRLTYARMVIDETLRLHPPFWFENRNVTRDVELGGVTLPAGAMVAFSRHALHRHKDFWADPSRFDPERFRPGAEENRRSTHAYVPFGGGPRVCVGVHFATLELLVLLATLAQRFRLQIDGQGRHEASALLTMRLKHGLRVKAIQR; encoded by the coding sequence ATGACCCCCTCCAAGCCCCCCGCCGAGTTCTCCGGCGCCCTCGCGTCGACGCCGTGGAGCTACCGGGTCTGGATGCTGGCGTTCAGCCGCGAGCGGCTGTTCGACAAGCTGATCGCCGAGTACGGCGATTTTGTGCACTACCGCGGCGTGGTCGGGTTTTACCTGATCAACCACCCGGCGTTGGTGAAGCAGGTGCTGCAACAAACCCACGACGCCTTTGACAAACGCAGCCCGCTGTACGACCGCTTCCGCCGGGCCTTCGGCAGCGGGCTGGTGGTCGCCGAGGGGGACCAGTGGAAGCAGCGCCGGGCCGCCATTCAGCAGTTGATGGGTCCGGCACGGGTCGAGGCGTACCTTCAACCGATGCTCGGGGCCGCCCACCGCGTCGCGCATCAGTGGGAGTCACGCAGCCGCGACGGCGCCGCGTTCGATGTGGCGGACCAGATGGACGAGCTCACCCTCGAGATCGTCGGACGCGCGCTGTTCCAGGACGCGTTTGACGAAGCCCGTGAACCGATCCGCCGCTGGACGCACGTGATCGACCACTACAGCTCGAAGGCGCCGCTGCCGGTGGTGCGCAGCGCGTGGTTCCCTTCACGGCTCAACCGGCGCCTGCGAACAACGCTGGCCGAGTTTCACCGCTTCATCCAAACCACCATCGACCAACGCCGCGCCGAAGCGTCCGGCAAAGACCTGCTGTCGCTGCTGTTGGCCGACGACCCCGCCGATGGTCGGCCGCGGCTCACCGATGCCGAGGTCCGCGACGAGGTGCTGGGCATGATCGTGGGAGGTCACGAGACCTCTTCGGTCGCTTTGACCTGGATTTGGTACGAGCTAGCGAAGAACCCGCTGGTAGAACGCCGCCTGCACGAGGAGTTGGACACGGTGCTTGGCGGCCGCGAGATGCGCGTGGAGGACGCCCCCCGGCTGACCTACGCCCGCATGGTGATCGACGAAACGCTCCGCCTCCACCCGCCGTTCTGGTTCGAGAACCGCAACGTGACGCGCGACGTCGAGCTCGGCGGCGTAACGCTCCCCGCCGGCGCGATGGTCGCGTTCAGCCGCCACGCCCTGCACCGGCACAAGGACTTCTGGGCGGACCCGAGCAGGTTCGATCCAGAACGGTTCCGCCCCGGCGCCGAGGAGAACCGGCGGTCGACGCACGCCTACGTGCCGTTCGGCGGGGGGCCGCGGGTATGCGTCGGGGTCCATTTTGCCACGCTCGAGCTGCTCGTGTTGTTGGCGACCCTGGCGCAGCGTTTCCGGCTCCAGATCGATGGGCAGGGCCGCCACGAGGCGTCTGCCCTGCTGACGATGCGGCTCAAGCACGGGCTGCGGGTGAAGGCGATTCAGCGTTGA
- a CDS encoding sulfatase-like hydrolase/transferase, with protein sequence MPTRTAAILARFSAVLLPMLVWASPADAARPNVVLILIDDLGLYGVTAYGADRLSEQSGRFRDQAFSTPRIDQIASKGLRCDNAFVYPLCEATRVALMTGQYNSRNFVRPKSLHASQITFGDVFKRAGYATGMFGKWKQTRGTREIPAKDYIYEFGWDEFGCFDVVGEEQRYINPTLVINGQVHDYTGRSDVDPQTGRRWYGPDICNRLAVDFIDEHQDEPFFLYYPMLLVHDEHKPTPDTEPHSVFDNFTQQKRNRDGVVGDDRRYFPDMLAYADKLIGNVVDKLQACGLRENTLIVVMGDNGTKEPFTHVLPDGTQYPGGKGGNKDNGLHVPLVLSYPGVIPSAPDGTRYRSYAGLIDVTDIYPTLCEAAGIAIDDPGAIDGVSFWPQATGAAGEPRRHIYTWYNANNEWSDPSIVMEYAFNKRFKRYAPHANFPTGRFFDLRTDPLETAGDRQVKVAWAHVHRSGLDRAELDAEQKGAFDELQAIIDANAYVPVAGLKISSGGFSTAPGETRRLQCRVTPPSATRRNVIWESDDPAVASINKFGELTPHKPGSARISVYSWDDAYPLAARSAQAFSRQGVSNSIRVTVANGQGKPSLPAAGAQTER encoded by the coding sequence GTGCCCACTCGTACTGCGGCCATCCTCGCACGGTTCTCTGCTGTGTTGCTCCCGATGCTGGTCTGGGCAAGCCCCGCGGACGCGGCGCGGCCGAACGTTGTGCTGATCCTCATCGACGACCTGGGCCTCTACGGAGTCACCGCCTACGGCGCCGACCGCTTGAGCGAGCAGTCGGGCCGTTTCCGCGATCAGGCCTTTTCCACACCACGGATCGACCAGATCGCCTCCAAGGGGCTGCGTTGTGACAACGCGTTCGTCTACCCGCTGTGCGAGGCGACCCGCGTCGCCTTGATGACGGGTCAGTACAACAGCCGCAACTTCGTACGGCCGAAGTCGCTTCACGCCTCGCAGATCACGTTCGGCGACGTCTTCAAGCGAGCCGGCTACGCCACGGGCATGTTCGGCAAGTGGAAGCAGACGCGTGGGACGCGAGAGATCCCGGCCAAGGACTACATCTACGAGTTCGGCTGGGACGAGTTCGGATGCTTCGACGTGGTGGGCGAAGAGCAACGCTACATCAATCCAACCCTGGTGATCAACGGACAGGTCCACGACTACACGGGCCGCAGCGACGTCGATCCCCAAACGGGCCGGCGCTGGTACGGCCCCGACATCTGCAACCGCCTCGCCGTGGACTTTATCGACGAGCACCAGGACGAGCCGTTCTTCTTGTACTACCCCATGCTGCTGGTGCACGACGAGCACAAGCCGACGCCCGACACCGAGCCTCACTCGGTGTTCGACAACTTCACCCAGCAGAAGCGTAACCGGGACGGCGTGGTCGGCGACGATCGCCGCTACTTCCCAGACATGCTCGCCTACGCAGACAAGCTGATCGGCAACGTGGTCGACAAGCTCCAGGCGTGCGGGCTGCGAGAGAATACCCTGATCGTCGTCATGGGAGATAACGGCACCAAGGAGCCGTTTACCCACGTCTTGCCCGACGGCACGCAGTACCCCGGCGGGAAGGGGGGGAACAAGGACAACGGGCTCCACGTCCCGCTGGTACTCTCCTACCCGGGCGTCATCCCTTCGGCGCCCGATGGGACGCGGTACCGGAGCTACGCGGGGCTGATCGACGTCACGGACATCTACCCGACGCTGTGTGAAGCAGCCGGGATCGCGATCGACGACCCCGGCGCCATCGACGGCGTCAGCTTCTGGCCGCAGGCGACCGGGGCCGCGGGCGAGCCCAGGCGGCACATCTACACCTGGTACAACGCCAACAACGAGTGGAGCGACCCCTCCATCGTGATGGAGTACGCGTTCAATAAGCGGTTCAAGCGCTACGCCCCCCACGCCAACTTCCCAACGGGCCGGTTCTTCGACCTCCGCACCGATCCGCTAGAGACGGCGGGAGACCGGCAGGTGAAGGTTGCTTGGGCGCACGTCCATCGCAGCGGCCTCGACAGGGCGGAGCTCGATGCAGAGCAGAAGGGCGCCTTCGACGAGCTGCAGGCGATCATCGACGCCAACGCCTACGTCCCGGTAGCGGGCCTGAAGATATCTTCCGGCGGCTTCTCCACGGCGCCGGGCGAAACCCGCCGGCTGCAATGCCGTGTGACCCCGCCAAGCGCCACGCGACGCAACGTGATCTGGGAGTCAGACGACCCGGCGGTTGCGTCGATCAACAAGTTCGGCGAGCTGACCCCCCACAAGCCGGGGTCCGCCCGGATCTCGGTCTACTCATGGGACGATGCCTACCCGCTCGCGGCGCGGTCCGCGCAGGCCTTCTCCAGGCAAGGGGTGAGCAATTCGATC
- a CDS encoding GntR family transcriptional regulator: MTELPVARTIREQVADRIRADVLAGRLAEGTNLREQALAQQYHVSRAPIRDALLQLTQEGLLIAKPNCGVRVAAVHEETQELLVGLRREIEVFALRKWFPTKDDQTVERFQATMDRMRAACESEDLGTFVEQDMALHRLNVELSGNPDLVAIWLPIVSRMMLHYSRHSCMMESHLEHVAIVEAIRMGNEEAAVAALEANIQ, encoded by the coding sequence ATGACGGAGCTCCCAGTCGCGCGGACGATCCGCGAACAAGTGGCTGATCGGATCCGGGCCGATGTCCTTGCGGGACGGCTCGCCGAGGGCACAAACCTGCGAGAGCAGGCTCTGGCACAGCAGTACCACGTGAGCCGCGCCCCGATCCGCGACGCCTTGCTGCAACTGACGCAAGAAGGCCTCCTCATCGCAAAGCCGAACTGCGGCGTCCGCGTCGCCGCGGTCCACGAAGAGACGCAGGAGCTGCTGGTTGGCTTGCGACGCGAGATCGAGGTGTTCGCCCTACGCAAGTGGTTCCCAACGAAGGACGACCAGACCGTCGAACGCTTCCAAGCGACGATGGATCGCATGCGGGCCGCGTGCGAAAGCGAAGACCTTGGGACGTTCGTCGAGCAAGACATGGCGCTGCACCGCCTGAACGTTGAGCTCTCTGGGAACCCAGACCTGGTAGCCATCTGGCTGCCGATCGTGAGCCGGATGATGCTCCACTACAGCCGGCATAGCTGCATGATGGAAAGCCACCTCGAGCACGTAGCGATTGTCGAAGCGATCCGCATGGGGAACGAAGAGGCGGCCGTCGCGGCGCTTGAGGCGAACATCCAGTAG
- a CDS encoding FAD/NAD(P)-binding protein, which translates to MTTPPAAGTRRLLIIGAGSSGLITLKYACELLTGWEIECFEQSDGVTGAWGNPYEGFVSTSTKYTTQFASYRRFDASVCSDGGASRSEFFRDGEYGEYLTRFADHFGLRGRVAHGRRVLALARAGGSAGWEVTYAAPDAAEPLVRRFDAVVICTGLVAEPRSLGDHPRVASLPTVMSSDGLREITGKTVVVVGGGEMATDFANRLAQPGLGNRVFLSLRSGIRVSPRYHPIRGVPSDFLRNRLMLSIHVDIRNWIGARFVAARIRYRRWFERVFPPRADPQASGAPAPTGAGVASDWSKRLNRRAERGLFDMFHNKSDDFLTAIAEGRLDVVGAPLDASFTTFGEFDAEGTREIAPDVVVPAVGFRSRLGRLSDGAIELRDFYLGCRHIEHDDLFLVGFARPVIGNIPSISEIQARYVVLSLAGQVARPSDIVQRHAVDAAERRRRFAGVDTNLIYPVEMFPYCDRLAREMGVAPRPRTLRERWAVLTAPATTLDYACFQGARDAGATPPTYLPASLIFLLFLLKPLDWAYRAIVRQR; encoded by the coding sequence ATGACCACCCCCCCCGCGGCCGGCACACGGCGTCTATTGATCATCGGGGCGGGGAGCAGCGGGCTCATCACGCTAAAGTACGCCTGCGAGCTGCTCACCGGTTGGGAGATCGAGTGCTTCGAGCAGTCCGACGGCGTCACCGGCGCCTGGGGGAACCCCTACGAAGGGTTCGTCTCGACCTCGACCAAGTACACCACCCAGTTCGCCAGCTACCGGCGCTTCGACGCGTCGGTTTGCTCGGACGGCGGCGCCAGCCGCAGCGAGTTCTTCCGAGACGGCGAGTACGGCGAGTACCTGACGCGCTTCGCAGATCATTTCGGCCTGCGCGGGCGCGTCGCCCACGGCCGCCGGGTGCTTGCCCTGGCCCGCGCGGGGGGCAGCGCTGGCTGGGAGGTCACCTACGCGGCCCCCGACGCGGCCGAGCCCCTTGTCCGCCGGTTCGACGCGGTCGTGATCTGCACGGGGCTCGTGGCGGAGCCCAGGTCGTTGGGCGACCACCCCCGTGTGGCCAGCCTGCCGACCGTGATGTCGTCCGACGGTCTCCGTGAGATTACCGGCAAGACCGTCGTTGTTGTCGGCGGCGGCGAGATGGCGACCGACTTCGCCAATCGGTTGGCCCAGCCCGGGCTAGGGAACCGCGTTTTCCTCTCGCTCCGCTCCGGCATCAGGGTCAGCCCCCGCTACCACCCCATCCGCGGGGTGCCGTCCGACTTCCTGCGCAACCGGCTGATGCTGTCGATCCACGTCGATATCCGCAACTGGATCGGCGCCCGCTTCGTCGCGGCCCGGATCCGCTACCGGCGGTGGTTCGAGCGTGTGTTCCCCCCGCGTGCCGACCCGCAGGCCAGCGGCGCGCCGGCGCCCACCGGTGCGGGCGTCGCGAGCGATTGGTCCAAGCGGCTGAACCGGCGGGCCGAACGCGGCTTGTTCGACATGTTCCACAACAAGAGCGACGACTTCCTGACGGCCATCGCCGAAGGGCGGCTCGACGTGGTCGGGGCGCCGCTGGACGCGTCCTTCACCACCTTCGGCGAGTTCGACGCGGAAGGGACGCGCGAGATCGCGCCGGACGTCGTTGTGCCCGCGGTCGGTTTTCGTTCGCGGTTGGGGCGGCTGAGCGACGGGGCGATCGAGCTGCGGGACTTCTACCTGGGCTGCCGCCACATCGAGCACGACGACCTGTTTCTAGTCGGCTTCGCCCGTCCCGTGATCGGCAACATCCCTTCGATCAGCGAGATCCAGGCCCGCTACGTTGTGCTCTCGCTGGCCGGCCAGGTCGCCCGGCCCAGCGACATCGTCCAACGCCACGCCGTGGACGCCGCCGAGCGGCGCCGACGCTTCGCCGGCGTCGACACGAACCTGATCTACCCCGTCGAGATGTTCCCCTACTGCGATCGGCTCGCCCGTGAGATGGGGGTCGCACCGCGTCCCAGGACGCTCCGGGAGAGGTGGGCCGTGCTCACCGCGCCGGCGACTACGCTGGACTACGCCTGCTTCCAGGGAGCCAGGGACGCGGGCGCCACGCCCCCGACTTACCTCCCGGCGTCGCTCATCTTCTTGCTCTTCCTGCTCAAGCCGCTCGACTGGGCGTACCGCGCGATCGTGCGTCAACGCTGA